In Larimichthys crocea isolate SSNF chromosome VII, L_crocea_2.0, whole genome shotgun sequence, the genomic stretch CCGGCCATGGAGTTCTCCCCGGACGGGTATCTGTACGGGCTCCCCGGCGGGTTCAGCCTGGACTCCGGGACTCTCAGAGCTCCTGCTCCGGTCCCAGTGCCGGTGCCGGTGCCGGTGCCAGGCTGCCTGCAGTACCGAGGGATGGGCTTTGGAGAGGCGTATTGCCCGTACGGAGCAGGCTTCCATCACAGCAGCATGTATCCAAACTCTGGAGTGTACGTGCACTTCGGCAGCAGCAGTCCGGACTCTGCAGGTAAACTTTGGCTCCAGCTTCTTCACTTTAACCGGAACCGTTTAACGTTTCATCACCGTCACGAGAAAACTTTCCTAACTCACGTGTCTCTCCCTCCAGATGCTCAGCAGTTGGCgggttaccatggttaccaccAAGCCGGGGTGTCCGCGCAGTCGCAGCTTCGTCAGAAGTCCCGGATGAGGACGGTGTTCACCGACAGTCAGACCAAGAGGCTCGAGGCGCTGTTCGAGCTCACCGACTACCCGGCGGTGGAGGCGCGAGCCGAGGTGGCGAGGAGCACCGGGCTGAGCGAGGAGACAGTCAGGGTGAGTCCGACATGAGGCTGCGTAACAGCTCTCCATGATGCGTAAAAGCTCATGCGTAAAAGCTCTCCATGATGCGTAACAGCTCTCCATGATGCGTAAAAGCTCTCCATGATGCGTAAAAGCTCTCCATGATGCGTAACAGCTCTGCATGATGCGTAAAAGCTCTCCATGATGCGTAAAAGCTCTCCATGATGCGTAACAGCTCTCCATGATGCGTAAAAGCTCTCCATGATGCGTAAAAGCTCTCCATGATGCGTAACAGCTCTCCATGATGCGTAAAAGCTCTCCATGATGCGTAAAAGCTCTCCATGATGCGTAACAGCTCTCCATGATGCGTAAAAGCTCTCCATGATGCGTAAAAGCTCTCCATGATGCGTAACAGCTCTCCATGATGCGTAAAAGCTCTCCATGATGCGTAAAAGCTCTCCATGATGCGTAACAGCTCTCCATGATGCGTAAAAGCTCTCCATGATGCGTAAAAGCTCTCCATGATGCGTAACAGCTCTCCATGATGCGTAAAAGCTCTCCATGATGCGTAAAAGCTCTCCATGATGCGTAACAGCTCTCCATGATGCGTAAAAGCTCTCCATGATGCGTAAAAGCTCTCCATGATGCGTAACAGCTCTGCATGATGCGTAAAAGCTCTCCATGATGCGTAAAAGCTCTCCATGATGCGTAACAGCTCTCCGGGATGCGTAAAAGCTCTCCATGATGCGTAACAGCTCTCCATGATGCGTAAAAGCTCTCCGGGATGCGTTTTACGCACTGATTACGCACTGTTTGTCATTTATACGTGTGTCTGTTTGAGTGGAAATTATAACTGAACGTTATTTAATTGATAtctttaatcaaacaaactttttatgGATTTGGTCCTTGGGAATGTTCCAGATTCTTTAATGTATAAAATCTTCATGAATGATGTCAGTGAACCTGTGgtttaaactctctctctctctctctctctctctctcttccaggtCTGGTTTAAGAACCGCAGAGCCCGCAGGAAGCGGCAGCGCAGCGGCTCCAAAGTCAAGTCTCCGTCCCCGCCCCGCGGCGCTGCAGCGGAGATGAAACTCTTCACCTCCGTCCTCTGAAGgtcacagctgctgctcagaggTCAAACTCACCGCGTGCAGAGACTCTCACctgcagaggtcaaaggtcacctgaCGGCATCCTGGTCGAAGGCACCTCGGCAGGGCGGATGTTTGTGATGGTGCATTCAGGGGATGTTGGGGAAAGTCGGACACTTGTTTATACGCTGCAGTTTTTTctagttttaaattatttttgaattTCTATGTAATTTATTGAAGTCAGGTTTCAAACACCAGCAACATTTGTAACTTGGAGTGTttcatgaagaaataaatggaGTTATGATGTGACGTCAgtctgttgtttctttattaacTGTTCAGATGTTTGAGTGAGAACTGAGAACTGACCACCAGGTGTCACTGTTAAACATGAAGCTATATATATCTTAGTATACGTTACTTCAGCATTTCAGTTACTTTAAGATTCAGATTCCAGTTCTTGATATAAAATTAGTTTGGGAaacagtgtcgtgccagaactggagctgtgCAATACAACCAGACTCAACGTCATCAGACAGGCCTCTGTCTAAAATCCTTTTCGTTGGCCTTTGACACCATGTAGAGTTGATTTTATGcgtatacatgcatatttttatttagtttatctTGTCCGGGtagtgctttattttattttattgttttttatctttctattatctacttcatgtttttcttgtgcTTTATCACTTTGGAAACCTCGTGTTTGCTGAAAGTCGTGCTACATAAAGTGGACTGGATTGGACGTGATGTCGAGTAAAAGCAATGGACAGGAGAggtagaaaaacaacatcaaattCTTTATTATATTCATAGAGTTAGAAGCACTTCCATGCTGATGAGAAGAAGATACAGACACATACTGAAAAACTCAAATCAGAGAATACAGAAAGTTTCAGAGAGCATGCAGTGAGTATGTCAGGATGAGGACGTCCGATGCTCGTTCTCCCGTTTCCGCGCTAACGCCCGTCAGCTTCACACACCTTTAAAACAGGAGGTACTCACACACACGGACTGTAACTGAGcacaaagtaacacacacacacacacactacaaaacaaaaagtacacTTAGTGAAGTTATCAAAATATAGGCTATATACTGTCGATCCTTAAGACGTATTCATGTTAAAACAACCAGTGCTGAGTTAGTTTCTATGAGAATTCAACGGTATAATCTCAGACACGTACACCGATCGATTATAGATTTAAAGGACCAAACCAGTGACTCTGAATGTTTTAGCCAATAAACTACAAATCACTTCACAGTCCTGACGATCATTTTCCAAAGCATCAGTTTCTGATCGATTTCCTCCACGTCAGGCAGCAGCTTTCCAAATAACAATGAACCTACAGAGAGATTTATTTATCCTTTTACGgcactttgtcatttttatcttttgtgcACAAGATGCAACAATATCTTCAATTCAGACTATTGGACCTCAACCACAGAATTCTGCATCTTaacaaataaaatcattgaTCTGAAGCTCAGCTCTCAGGACGATCAACCCAGATCAAATTAACATCTGCTGGTTTAGTCCAGCCTATGCACGGTTTAAGCTCTGCCCATTACAAGTGTGTATGCAGACAGAGATAATGGCGTAAACGCTCATCCCCAATATGAAGGTGACTAAGTTTTGACATAGTTACAAAAGGTTCTGCAGCAGGTTTGATGTTTCTGCCTggaaacaaatctaaaaactgaAAGATGTTTGGATATCAGTCAGAAGATAAGTTTGCATACAGTGTTGCACATTATCGGAGTCAACATTTACTAATAGCTGGGACTTCCCATCAGTCAGttagaactgaagaagcctcttcaACCTTGAACGGATCCTTCACAGACACGGTGATTTGCAGTCAAAGagctaaaacatgcaaagcCATTACAGTCCTttaaatggagaaaacaaataGAGAATATGTAGAGAGGAAAGCTTATGTAACAGTTTGTTTATGGTGATGATTAACCAGTGACTCAGTGGTGACACTTAGTGGCCAAACCAGAGAAAGCTCCACATTTACACAGCAGTAAGAACACCATGTTCAAACCAACAGAGGCTTCACTGGGACATATTGACTGTACTGTACGTTTACTGTACAAAGACAAACCTCACCATCACTGTGGTCCACTGACGTCTATGTTCACCTAACATGAAGGAGTCTGTGGAGCTTCATGAACAGCGCTGCAGCACTTTATTTGTAGCaaaacacttcctgtgtgaAATTATACACAGATGTAAACTATAAGATGAGGGGTTACTTTAGATCATCAGGGGAAAGCAGCTAACGGCATCATCGATGTAGGAAGGTAAAGCTGAGAGTCGTCTGCATATCGTGACATCAAGAGTGTCACACTGGCTTCCAGAACATGTTTCAATAAGTTATATTTCAGAAAAGTTACTAAGAGTGGAGTATAAGTCTGACTTCAGTTAGATAGACGTGGAAAATCTGGATCCTTTCTGGATTTGTTCAGATCACTGTGAACTTTCCAAGAATGCTATTTCAACTTGTGGAATTCACAGGGACGTTGTATAACAATGCATTTTGAGTGAGTGGGGCAAAAAACACCCGAACATAAGAGCTACCAGGGCAGAATTTGTCCTCACAGGTGCTGAAAACCCGACCTCCAACTCACAGCGAAGCTTAAGAGTCGGGTGAAGTCTACTTGAGTTTACGCTGTCTCGTTTCGAGCTAAGCTTTGGTCTGATCACAGCCTGACTAAACTCTGCAGCTGGTTGAGCTGAAGTGAACACCTGGTGTGTGAAAGCGCTGTAGTGTAATGTTGAAGCTGAATCCACGGGCACAAAAAGAACAATTATCAACAGCAGTGTGCAGGAGCAACCACAGAGTGATTCCTTCAGCCGAGGCTGCAGAGCTCAAAGACGACCGAGAGAAACTCAACAAAGCATCGACCACGTTCAGTTTGAAATCTGTGAATCCACCAGAGTGAGTGAGCGACTTTGGAGGCTCAAAAGTCAAGAACAGATTTGGGGAATTTTCCAGATTTCCAAATGAGAAATGAGCCAACCAACGATTAAATAACTGATAGTTTACAGGTCGAAACATTTTCTTATAGTTCACACTGACTCCAGTACAGTTCTGGGTAATGCTGACTGTACGTTCACTCACTGCTGTGGCCaattttatgaaagaaaaagtggaaaatCCCACCGGCTCTTGAACATTTGAATCATCCACTCAGGTGTAGGTGTACGTCCACAGGTGGATTTCTGCCGTCACCATCGTCTCGGCAGCCTCAGCCTCGGAGTGTGAGCGTGTTCATCTCTCTGATTCAGTGTGCAGAGAAACATTAACACAGAGATAGGTACACTGTTCACATATTGCTGTTTTCAGTTATGCACAAGAGAGATTTTAAAACACTAAGCACGCACGTATGTTTAAgattaattgtgtttttgtctttttcgcAGATGCTCACATTCACAAAAAGTCTTATTTAAACGGAGAGAAAGAAGgatgagagaagagaagagggggaagagaagaaggaaaacctttacaaatattattattcaatttctacattatgaaatgaaaaacctCAAGGTGGAGGAGATGAATGTTCGATGACGGGACAAAGAAATAGACGAATATTCAACTCTGAGATGGTTTTAAAGCTCAGATTAACtttaaatgaagtttattttcAGACGGCagcaacacagaaacatgaatttCACATGTAGCGGGGCTGAAAACACTTTTCGAGTTTTAAGATGCATCAAATAAAAGTCATCGTTTTGGGTCTGTTAGCACTTTTGGTTAACGACGATTGCAGCTGTTTTCTATAATATACAGGGTTTGAACTCTAACTAGATGAACTAATGCTGGAATTTGGCAACACACTGATTAATAATGACTGTTCCTCGGAGGCGTTCAGTCGCTATAAGTAATAACTACAGTACTTCATCTATTAAAGACTAAATGAACAGGATTCTTTTCAAGGTAATGAAGCTGTACGGTTAAATTCAACTCGCTGCGTTCCCTGTACGTGACCGAGAACGCTTTGTCCTCTCGCATCCCAACAGTTAAATTATTCCCGTTTCAGGCGTcggaaagataaaaaaatataaacactatgataaaatacagttaaGTCAGAAGTTGGTTAACCCTGTTTTCAGTTTGACATCTGAGATTAAAGCATGCAGGCGATAAAAGTTCTTCACACAGTCTAAAGTTTTCTAGGTTTGAGATTTGATCTACGCTCACGGTTACATGTGATCGTGGCTCTTTGTGAGGACTGATCTGAACCGCGGTCCAATCCAGGTTAATCACAGACCAGTCAACGGGCTCACTGGTATCAGAACCAGGTGCAGAGACAGTCCTGACACAAAAGACAGCCACAAGCGTTAAATGAAGTTCTTGGTCGCAGATAAGTTATGAGGAAGAAGCAGCCGGATCTGGGTCCAACATGTCCGAAACGTTTTCTACGGCGTACACAAACGCTTCAACTTCCCCATTTACACCTCGTGTTAAAATCCAGAACACTCCGTGACcaaaccaaaaactgcagctcctctaacgtccactggaggctggctccagaagtgagtcagtctccataagtccctatgtccaaatgtccaacttcacagcagaaataaacatgttttagactacgtccaggtcttagacagtctgcggggacgtcacggagactacgtccaggttttagacagtctgcggtttGCATCTGGTATTTTTCGTCGTCCTGATCAAATGTCCAGATCGTGTTTTAATGCGAGGTGTAAATGGCGTCAACGCGACACGACTGTCACGGCGTCCCAGCTCCAGAATATATTACAGGATTTGACGAGCGTACATACTGAACATCTGTGAACTGCAAACCTCGAGGCAAACATCAGCATTACTTTCTAACTTTAGGCTCGATGGCGCCGACCTTCAAGACCCAAACCGAGTAGCagcaacaaaccaaacacgTAGCAGCACGCTGATGTTTCCTGGTTGTTTTTATCCTCAGAGACTGAACAGAAGTTTTTTCTGCCCCAAATAAAGACACGACGTGGACAAACACTATGAGACATGAGATGAGAACTCGCTGAAACTAAATGTTAAAGTAGTAAAGAGAATATTTTCAGGGAATTGCTTTAGCAGAGCTGGATTCTCAGTTTGATTAAAGGAATGCAGGACGTTTTGATCAGATACAAGGCACTATAGATTTTGCTATAGAACGGCTAAATTAGAGGGATCTGGGCTGAGAGtaatagagagagaagagggacgGAGTTTCACTACGAGGAGTTTGACTGACGACAGTGAAGAGAGTACACCGAAAgtaaaagatggagaaagaagagaagagcggAGAGATGGAGATctggtggaggaagaagaaggagggcgTGGTTAGGACTGCATCTCAGCACGCAGCATCCACGGAAACCAACAGCAGAACAGCAacctgcaggaggaagaggagggagaagctTCTGTTTACACCGATACTTCATTCATACAGAGTCAAACATCAAAGAAAATCTGTATCtgacatgaaatatttgaattttttcaggtgtttttagCCGCATGGTTCTGAACAGTCCGACCATCCACCTGCCCGTCCTGTCCCTGTTCTCACCTGGATATGGAGCTCTCCGAGGTCAGGTCTTTAGGAGAACGCATCGTGTTGAAGTTACGCTTCGGCTGTGACACTGCaggacacaaacaaatgaatgatgttgattaaatgttgattaaatgttATGAGCCTTGAGTAAAACAGAAACCAACAATCCTGTGATGCTGCTTCCtggttcatccaatcagaaTCCATGAAAAATTTATCTGACAAAACTAAGCGACAACAATGAGCTGATATAAAGAGACACATCTGCTTGAAAGCTGAGTCTCGGAAGTCTCGGAGAAGGAAAGACACTTACTGGTGACTTGGTGGACTTTCTTCACCATGGATTTGTCACTCTGTGATCCGTCTTTAGGGCCTCCGATTCTGACAAGACAACATCAGTAACAACAGTCGGCATGATGTCAGAAGATCTTGGTCAAAGTGAATCGTCCTGGTTTATAAAATCTGAGCTCTCACCTCTGGACACGGGACGGCGGAGCAAACACTCCGTATTTGGGCAGGCAGCTGAAGTAGCGGACTCCAAACACTGAGCCGTCGTGTTTTCCTGTCGGCTGATCCAACTCGATGCCAAACCAGTAACCTGCGGGGACACGAACAGCTCAGTATGAACggtctgatgagtccacatTTCAGATTGTCCTTCATAGACGATGTCTCCTGCGAGCATTGTACCCAGAGTCCCAAAGTTTCTGACCTGGAGCGAAGTCGGTCTTTCCGTAGAAGCGTACAATGCCATTTTTCTGTCCAGCCACCAGAACCTGATCTCCGACTTCCACGTTCAGTCCCTCCGGATCCAGACTGGCGACTGACGTCTTCTTCCTCTGGGCTgagaacacacaacaaacacaatcacaacGATGAGCATATCTCGACAACACAGCCTGGATGGATCCATACAGACAAACATTACGGCGATGatacctttctctctctccttctccttcttttctttctccttcttggTCTTTCCAGCGAGGCGGGACGCCAGGTCTATGCGTGGGGTTCGGGGGGTGGAGGTGACGGATGAAGGTGTCTGATCCACAGCCTTGGAAATCTTTGATACCGGGGCAAAAATCCCTGCAGGGCAGAAGCAGACAAACAGTCAGCAGAACATCCACTGAAGTTCTTCCactctttgtttgcttttgttacAGAAGCAGTAACTCTTGAAATCTAAATGTTTGAACGTACCGAGTTTCGGAGGGCAGATGAAGTAGCGCACGCCGCCCACGCTGCCGTCGTTCTTCCCCTCCGGCTCGTCGAGCTCCACGCCGACCCACTGACCGCTGGCG encodes the following:
- the dharma gene encoding dharma isoform X1, which produces MDGTSRVSDFSIDRILSPQLGHKQPAMEFSPDGYLYGLPGGFSLDSGTLRAPAPVPVPVPVPVPGCLQYRGMGFGEAYCPYGAGFHHSSMYPNSGVYVHFGSSSPDSAGKLWLQLLHFNRNRLTFHHRHEKTFLTHVSLPPDAQQLAGYHGYHQAGVSAQSQLRQKSRMRTVFTDSQTKRLEALFELTDYPAVEARAEVARSTGLSEETVRVWFKNRRARRKRQRSGSKVKSPSPPRGAAAEMKLFTSVL
- the dharma gene encoding dharma isoform X2 — encoded protein: MDGTSRVSDFSIDRILSPQLGHKQPAMEFSPDGYLYGLPGGFSLDSGTLRAPAPVPVPVPVPVPGCLQYRGMGFGEAYCPYGAGFHHSSMYPNSGVYVHFGSSSPDSADAQQLAGYHGYHQAGVSAQSQLRQKSRMRTVFTDSQTKRLEALFELTDYPAVEARAEVARSTGLSEETVRVWFKNRRARRKRQRSGSKVKSPSPPRGAAAEMKLFTSVL